The DNA region CTCAACCATTTTGCCCACCTCCTTCCCCCACAATATACGGTAGGGGCTCGGTTTCTGGGAGGGGTTTTCCCATCCTGTCGAGGTTTTCTTCTCCCTTTTTTTCCTTCTCAGTTGGTCAAGAGCTAAGTTTATGGCGATCCTCGTAATCCAGGTAGCTGGTTTGGCCCTTGGTTCCCAGTTCTTGCTTTTAGTGAATACCCGGATGAATGTCTCCTGGAGGATATCCTTCGCCTCAGCTGGATCTCGAAGGAGATGGTAGAGGATGCGGAATAACCGCCGTTCGTACCGGAGGATGAGCTCTCTCAGGGCAGATTCCTCTCTTTCTTTCACCCTCTCCATCAGTTGATAGTCGTCGAGCGGTTGACCGCCCCGTTTCACCTTCTTTTC from Acidobacteriota bacterium includes:
- a CDS encoding sigma-70 family RNA polymerase sigma factor, with product MKRGGQPLDDYQLMERVKEREESALRELILRYERRLFRILYHLLRDPAEAKDILQETFIRVFTKSKNWEPRAKPATWITRIAINLALDQLRRKKREKKTSTGWENPSQKPSPYRILWGKEVGKMVERAINSLPNGQREVFILRHYEGLSLQEIAEIRGCALGTVKASLHQAITRIKRELEEEGVVAI